A single genomic interval of Campylobacter concisus harbors:
- a CDS encoding single-stranded DNA-binding protein — translation MFNKVVLVGNLTRDIELRYTTSGSAIGNSGIAVTRKFNTNGEKREETCFIDISFFGKSAEIANQYLSKGSKLLVEGRLKFDQWTDNNGQNRSKHSIVVENMEMLGGNSGANGQSQGGFNQNSSYSQQRNNGSNNSYGNGGYQNSAPQRQQMQPQNKKVQEEYYEEKIPDINIDADNFDGDNEIPF, via the coding sequence ATGTTCAATAAAGTAGTACTAGTTGGGAATTTAACAAGAGATATCGAGCTAAGATACACTACTAGTGGATCTGCTATAGGAAATTCCGGTATTGCTGTTACTAGAAAATTTAATACTAACGGCGAAAAACGTGAAGAGACATGCTTTATTGACATATCATTCTTTGGCAAATCAGCTGAGATAGCAAATCAATATTTAAGCAAAGGCTCCAAACTTCTGGTTGAAGGAAGATTAAAATTTGATCAATGGACCGACAACAATGGACAAAACCGTTCAAAGCACTCAATCGTAGTTGAAAATATGGAGATGCTTGGCGGAAATAGCGGAGCTAATGGACAAAGTCAAGGTGGATTTAATCAAAATAGTTCATACTCGCAACAACGAAATAATGGTTCAAATAATAGCTATGGTAATGGTGGATATCAAAATTCAGCACCACAAAGACAGCAAATGCAACCACAAAATAAAAAAGTTCAAGAAGAGTACTATGAGGAGAAAATCCCTGATATAAACATTGACGCCGATAATTTTGATGGCGACAACGAAATACCGTTT
- the rpsF gene encoding 30S ribosomal protein S6 has translation MKHYELLFILKPTLTEEEVKAKVDFVKEVITKNGGEIATVVEMGTRKLAYTIKKYERGTYFVIYYKALPALLAELTRNVRITEDIIRFLSVKYENKREIAAWERLCKGIKQTIKKEPREPRAPREPRVEKVDEQTFTEE, from the coding sequence ATGAAACATTACGAGCTTTTATTTATTCTTAAGCCGACATTAACGGAAGAGGAAGTTAAAGCTAAAGTTGACTTCGTAAAAGAAGTTATAACAAAAAATGGTGGCGAGATCGCTACTGTCGTTGAGATGGGTACTAGAAAACTAGCTTATACCATCAAAAAATACGAGCGTGGAACATACTTTGTTATCTATTACAAAGCACTACCAGCGCTTCTTGCAGAACTTACAAGAAATGTAAGGATCACTGAAGATATAATAAGATTTTTAAGCGTTAAATATGAAAATAAACGCGAAATCGCAGCTTGGGAAAGACTTTGCAAAGGTATCAAACAAACTATAAAAAAAGAGCCTCGTGAGCCAAGAGCACCGCGTGAGCCAAGAGTTGAAAAAGTAGACGAGCAAACTTTTACAGAAGAATAA